The sequence TTGTTGTAGGTTTAGACAAAGGAGACAAGCGCTGTGGCTTCAAGCGCTGTGGCTTCAAGCGCTGTGGCTTCAAGCGCTGTGGCTTCAAGCGCTGTGGTTTCAAGCGCTGTGGCTTCAAGCTCTGTGGCTTCAAGCGCTGTGGCTTCAAGCGCTGTGGTTTCAAGCGCTGTGGCTTCAAGCTCTGTGGCTTCAAGCTCTGTGGCTTCAAGCGCTGTGGTTTCAAGCGCTGTGGCTTCAAGCGCTGTGGCTTCAAGCCAGTCAGGTGACAAGTGTTTGTGTAGTGTGTAAGGTACAGCAGgccaaatatactgaacaaaaatataaacgcaacatttaaagtgttggtcccatgtttcatgagctgaaatgttccatacgcacaaaaagcttatttctctcagattgtgtgcaaaaatgtgtttatgtccctgttagtgagcatttctactttgccaagaaaatccatccacctgacaggtgtggcatatcaataagctaattaaacagcgtgatcattacacaggtgcaccttgtgctggggacaataaaaggccactttaaaatgtgccgttttgtcacactatacacaatgccacagatgtctcaatgtccaccagagctgttgcctgaGAATTGAATgtcaatttctctaccataagctgcctccaacattgtttcagagaatttggcagtacctcTAACCAGCctcgatgggggggggggggtgctgaggaATATTTCAGTctttaataaagcccttttgtggggaaaaactcattctgattgtctaggcctggctccccagtggctgcaccccttcccagtcatgtgacatccatAGCTTAGAGCATAATGGATTTCAAATGAATtatgtccttatatgaactgtaactcagtaaaatctttgaaattgttccatgttgcgttacacacacacacacacacacacagacacacacacacacacacacacacacacacacagacagacacacacacacacacacacacacacacacacacacacacacacacacacacacacacacgtgagacAATAGCAAACACACAAACCTAACTGTGCTCAGCAAAGTGAACCCGAGGCAGTCTGGCATAGTTCTTTGACTATTCCTCCATCCTAGTTTGTCCTCCTTTCTTTTGGAGCAAGGTACAAAATAAGGTCACAACAGAAGACAAACCGGGTGCGTCAGCATGTTTAGTTTAGGAATGGAACATTCTGATTAATGAGACACAGGTGTTTCAGTCCCATCAGACACTATCTCCTATGAGTCTGCATTTTACTGACAGTGGCACTTTTTTAAttagaaataaaaaatgtatttggctaatagCAGGGCGGCTTGTATTGatccattttatttatttttatttaactaggcaagttagttaagaacaaattctgattttaaatgacggcttaggaacagtgggttaactgccttgttcagggacagatttttaccttgtcagttcggggattcgaatctagcaacctttcggttacaagtccaacgctctaaccacaagacTACCTGCCGATCCATGAGGCAAAGGGGTTTAAAAGGTGAGAAAATATCAGTCTCACTGCAGCCAGTGAGTTTGACACAGAGGTGGAGATCTTCAACCGTGAACAGAATTCAATGTCTGTAGCCACAAGCCAGCTGTTCCTCTCACTGTTTCACATCTCATTGTTTCTCAAATGGCGGGTCAAGTCCTACTAGTGTGTTTCGGTCCTGTCGGGTGGTTTTGTTTTGCGTCAGATGGGTCACGATGACGTTCAACAGTACTTTCAGTGGGTCAAAGTTCAAAACAGTTTGAAAGTCACTGATCCATCTGAACCAAATCTCTCTCTAGTTGAAATTGAAGGTTCCCTGATGATCATGAACACAGCCAGACTGTGTCCACAGCAGATAGACAGGGTGCCCCTTAAAGGACGCTGCTGTGCCACCTCATATCGTATATATGATGGAATAAAGTACCATATTTCCCTCTGGGGTCCCCCTGCTTGTCCTCTggaggcatacacacacacacacacacacacacacacacacacacacacacacacacacacacacacacacacacacacacacacacacacacacacacacacacacacacacacaggggtccaCTGCCTGCCCGTTTGTCCTCTAGAGAGAGCGAGAACTTTGTTATTCAAGTCTCCATGCCTCTACCTCCCTTCTTGCCTCTTGCCACCCGTATTCTGTCACCCTCAGCCCACCTCGACCTCACCCCAACTTGCCCTCACCCACACACTCACCCCACCTTGCCCTCACCCTCATCTTCTGACTGTTACCAGGGCTAGCTAGCAGCAAGCTGACAGTGCCACAAAGAATGAAGGAAgaaggaggagggtgaggagacagaggaggagggtgaggagacagaggaggagggtgaggagacagaggaggagggtgaggagacagaggaggaggagaagcaaACTGGCAGGACATTACGCTTTCATGCTTCAGCGCGTGTTGATTCAAAACTGCTATTGTCTGTCCAGCCCAGAGATGTCCTATTTGAGCACTATAGACCCCTGCCAACCACACAGTCCAGTACACACCTGGAAGTTCAAACATgtgcaaagacacacacacataaataccaCAACAACAATAACCACCTgttgcttgcacacacacacacacacacacacacacacacacacacacacacacacacacacacacacacacacacacacacacacacacacacacacacacacacacacacagctagccaCTCAAAGCCAGGAAATCAAAGCCTGTCTCTATTCATACGACCAGTGTGGTGAAAGCTGCTGGCTTCCTGTGCAAGTTCCACCACAGAAACCTGGGGTCCTGGCGACAGGAGCCCAACACTCCCAGCATCAATAACTCCAGTCCCTTTGTCTCACACACAAAGGCTGTGTGTGGAAACGCCAAGAGAAAAAGGATTCCACTCTTAATTCCTCCCTCGTTCCCCCTCCCTCGTACCCCATCTCCCTCGttcccccactccctccctccaccccctctccctgtTATGAAAGGAAAGTCAACAGTCTTGCAGAGAAAGAGTTGGAGCTCTAGGACCTAGGCGTATCGGGTTGAATAGACCTAGGTGTATAGTATAGGGTTGAATAGACCCAGGTGTATAGTATAGGGTTGAATAGACCTAGGTGTATAGTATAGGGTTGAATAGACCCAGGTGTATAGTATAGGGTTGAATAGACCCAGTTGTATAGGGTTGAATAGACTTAGaactatagacctactgtaggcgTATAGGGTTGAATAGACCTAGGTGTATAGCATAGGGTTGAATAGACCCAGGTGTATAGTATAGGGTTGAATATACCCATTTGTATAGGGTTGAATAGACCCAGGTGTATAGGTTGAATAGACCCAGGTGTATAGGGTTGAATAGACCCAGTTGTATAGGGTTGAATAGACCCAGTTGTATAGGGTTGAATAGACCCAGGTGTATAGGGTTGAATAGACCCAGGTGTATAGGGTTGAATAGACCCAGGTGTATAGGGTTGAATAGACCCAGGTGTATAGGGTTGAATAGACCCAGGTGTATAGGGTTGAATAGACCCAGGTGTATAGGGTTGAATAGACCCAGTTGTATAGGGTTGAATAGACCCAGGTGTATAGGGTTGAATAGACCCAGGTGTATAGGGTTGAATAGACCCAGGTGTATAGGGTTGAATAGACCCAGGTGTATAGGGTTGAATAGACCCAGGTGTATAGTGTTGAATAGACCCAGGTGTATAGTGTTGAATAGACCCAGTTGTATAGGGTTGAATAGACCCAGGTGTATAGGGTTGTATAGACCCAGGTGTATAGGGTTGAATAGACCCAGGTGTATAGTATAGGGTTGAATAGACCCAGGTGTATAGGGTTGAATAGACCCAGGTGTATAGGGTTGAATAGACCCAGGTGTATAGGGTTGAATAGACCCAGGTGTATAGGGTTGAATAGACCCAGGTATATAGGGTTGAATAGACCCAGGTGTATAGGGTTGAATAGACCCAGGTGTATAGGGTTGAATAGACCCAGGTGTATAGGGTTGAATAGACCCAGGTGTATAGTATAGGGTTGAATAGACCCAGGTGTATAGTATAGGGTTGAATAGACCCAGTTGTATAGGGTTGAATAGACTCAGTTGTATAGGGTTGAATAGACTCAGTTGTATAGGGTTGAATAGACCCAGGTGTATAGGGTTGAATAGACCCAGGTGTATAGGGTTGAATAGACCCAGGTGTATAGGGTTGAATAGACTCAGTTGTATAGGGTTGAATAGACCCAGGTGTATAGTGTTGAATAGACCCAGGTATATAGGGTTGAATAGACCCAGGTGTATAGGGTTGAATAGACGAAGGTGTATAGGGTTGAATAGACCCAGGTGTACAGTATAGGGTTGAATAGAACCAGTTGTATAGGGTTGAATAGACTCAGTTGTATAGTGTTGAATAGACCCAGTTGTATAGGGTTGAATAGACCCAGGTGTATAGGGTTGAATAGACCCAGGTGTATAGGGTTGAATAGACCCAGGTGTATAGGGTTGAATAGACCCAGGTATATAGGGTTGAATAGACCCAGGTGTATAGGGTTGAATAGACCCAGGTGTATAGGGTTGAATAGACCCAGGTGTATAGGGTTGAATAGACCCAGGTGTATAGGGTTGAATAGACCCAGGTGCATAGGGTTGAATAGACCCAGTTGTATAGGGTTGAATAGACCCAGGTGTATAGGGTTGAATAGACCCAGGTGTATAGGGTTGAATAGACCCAGGTGTATAGGGTTGAATAGACCCAGGTGTATAGTATAGGGTTGTATAGACCCAGTTGTATAGGGTTGAATAGACTCAGTTGTATAGGGTTGAATAGACCCAGGTGTATAGGGTTGAATAGACCCAGGTGTATAGGGTTGAATAGACCCAGGTATATAGGGTTGAATAGACCCAGGTGTATAGGGTTGAATAGACCCAGGTGTATGGGGTTGAATAGACCCAAGTGTATAGGGTTGAATAGACCCAGGTGTATAGGGTTGAATAGACTCAGTTGTATAGGGTTGAATAGACCCAGGTGTATAGGGTTGAATAGACTCAGTTGTATAGGGTTGAATAGACCCAGGTGTATAGGGTTGAATAGACCCAAGTGTATAGGGTTGAATAGATCTGTGCAGGATAGTGTTTCAGTGCCATCCACACACACAACAGCCATAAACTGGATAAACAGTACAACCCATTGAATTATTGATAATTGGCGGATGCAGAATAGAACGTTTTTCAAAACTATCTCAGGTCTTTGTCACGGAGAGTTTGAGACGAGGCCAAGTCACTTAGAATAAATGTGAGTTGAATTCAGTTTAATAAATCAATCTGGTAATCTGCATTGCCCTCTGGAATGATTAACGGGGAATAAAGGCCTGCTTATGCTGAGCAATGGTGACATATACATTATGGAGAGGGAGAACATTACATACAAAGTACATGAAAAACAttgagttaaaaaatatatatatttgaaaaacaaATTCATCTGATAACCTTTTACATgtttttaaataaaacatttattcacACAGTCATAACTGGCCCCCCAAAATGCTGTACAACATGATAACCTCTGACCTGAGCAGCAAATGTGCAGATGTCACAGATCTCTATAGAAGGCAGATATGATCACATGATTCACTTCCTCATCAGGTCTACATATCTCCCAATAATATGGATTAGGGGGGGGGACTTATGCATTTCATGCTATTATCAGTCGATCCACATACAATACTACTGTATACTATAAACATCTGTGGAGCTGCGAGAGTTGCTGGCCAGTTCAGGAACAGTCAGACAAATGGTTCCACTAGGAAGACGATGGACCAGAGAACTAGaataacatactgtacatagtTACAGGGATCTAGTAGCTATTTCCACCCGACCTACGAAGAAAAGGTGGCTAAAGACAGAGATGTTTTACATTTTTAGTGTGTACAGAACACTGAGAGGTGATAATCATTACGATGTGATTTAACAATGCCAATGACACTTGATATAGCTGACGCTTGCTTTGCACACACACCATGTAACGTTGCTTTCCAATGGGAACGTCTGTTCTACTCATTCTAATTCTACGGTCACATGCCATTCAATCTTCTTCTGCATGCAGACAGTTCAACACTTGACAGAAGATGGCTGCCGTGGTTTGTCACTGGTAAGTTGCCTCCCGATAATAACACAGGGCTCATAACTTAACAGTCTGGATGAGtcttgtttaaaaaaacaaaacataaccAAGCTTGAcaccatgtactgtacagtaatCCTACAACAGACTTTCAGTATATTACAGCATAGTACTGTATTGTGTCCTATTCACATGAGACTAGTATAGACCCTTCATATTACGTAGAATAAATAGACCAAGGTCACGCCATAGAGATACAGTTGACTGAAACAGAGCCACATAAAGACAGCGCTGGCGTTAACGTAGCTAAGTAGCTGTCACACAGAGGAACGTCATAGAGATACAGTACTGAAACAGAGCCACATAAAGACAGCGCTGGCGTTAACGTAGCTAAGTAGCTGTCACACAGAGGAACGTCATAGAGATACAGTTGACTGAAACAGAGCCACATAAAGACAGCGCTGGCGTTAACGTAGCTAAGTAGCTGTCACACAGAGGAACGCCATAGAGATACAGTTGACTGAAACAGAGCCACATAAAGACAGCGCTGGCGTTAACGTAGCTAAGTAGCTGTCACACAGAGGAACGTCATAGAGATACAGTACTGAAACAGAGCCACATAAAGACAGCGCTGGCGTTAACGTAGCTAAGTAGCTGTCACACAGAGGAACGTCATAGAGATACAGTACTGAAACAGAGCCACATAAAGACAGCGCTGGCGTTAACGTAGCTAAGTAGCTGTCACACAGAGGAACGCCATAGAGATACAGTACTGAAACAGAGCCACATAAAGACAGCGCTGGCGTTAACGTAGCTAAGTAGCTGTCACACAGAGGAACGCCATAGAGCAGCGATTCTCAACTGGTGGGTCGCGACCCAAATTTGGGTGGTGCGAGGTTTTGAGTTGGGTCATGGTGAAAAATATTATAATACTTCAGACTGAATAGTCTAGTCTGAATTTAAAAACGACTTCAACCAGGTAAAAAGTATGTAGAAATTATcattaatatttttattttttttaaataatttcatCTCTGAAAATGTTTTCTTCAATCATAATATAAATCTATTAGCAGCACTATTTTGGATGATTCTGTGGTCTCAAAGCCAGTGAgtgtcaagagtttcaagttcgtCATCAAGAAAATTATAAAAATGTTCATTATTTACAAAGAACGAGGTGGGAATGTTGTTCCCTTGTCATATACAGTAATTGTTACATTTACACAATCAATATAGCATTAAAAATGGTTTCCCAGATTGTATTTTGGAAATTATTTTTATAATAAAAATTATTTTATTGGATCACAACtcggggaaaaaaaaaaaaagtttcaaTTTGTGTCCAGAGGTCCACTGATGATAGAAAGATCCATGAGGACAGAGAACAAGTGAGAAGGGAATAGCAGTCAGCTTTGgggttttaatttaatttatagaAGTCTGAGAATTAAAAACATGCACAGTGCATTATAATCTTTGTATGTCGACCTCCACAGAGCAGTCATAAGGTCCAAACTCTAGCTAATGGATCTCAATCATCCCTGGTGTCTCACCTAGCCATCACAGTCCAACTTCTCGTAGGCAGGGGATTATGATGCATCCACTGGGTGGCTAGCACAGCCCTCTCTCCATTACAAACACATCAGTGTTGGTTGGATAGATGAACAAGAGACCATTGTTTACAGGAGCTCAACCTATTACATTCTCCTTCCGTTTGGTTATAGATGGATGAGCACCTCGTTGACATTCAGAATatacagtacctacctacagtaGTGATGACATTACAGAGACACTACCCATTGCCATCAGCTTTGTCCGATTCACACCCAGATCGTTCTATCCACAGTGCACACACAGTCTGCAAGGTCCACAGCACCAATTCACAGCAAATTCACACACAAAGCCCTATAGAGGTTCAGAAAGACCACCCGGACCTAAACCCAGCCCTCTCTCAAAGCTGCCCATCCCCGTTCTTGACATACTCCGGCAGGCTGTTGAGCACCGTCTCTTCACTCTTGGACTGCAGTGGGAGCCCCTCCCCCTTCTTGGATTGTTTTTGAGTAGCTCTGGAGAACTTTCTCCTGAACGTGTCACCAGCCAGGAAGTAGAGGACCGGGTCCACACAGCTGTTGAGGCTGGCCAGCCCCCGCGTCACCTGGTAGGTGGCGTAAACGCAGTTATTAAAGGCACACATGTCCGGGACCTGGAAGTACAGCCTGGCTCTCATGTTCAGGTTCTTCATCACGTGAAAGGGCAGGTAGGACATAGCGAACACGGCCAGCACGATAATCACCAGGTGGATGGACTTACGCCGTAACGGCGCGTTGTTCATGTCGTTACAGACCAGCTCCTTGACGATCATCCCATAGCAACCCAGGATGAGAAGGAAAGGGATGCAGAAACCGAAGACGGTCAAACACATGCTATAGATAAAGTAACCAGGCAGCTCATCCTCCGTGGTCGTGTCGTAACACGTGGTGGCGTTACGTTTCTCCCCCGTCCGAGAGtagtagaggatgggagagatcCCCGCTATGACCACGACCCAGACCAGGGCGCTGGTCAGCACGGCGTTCTTCTTCTTGAGTCTTCCCAGAGACTTGAGCGGGTGGACGACTCCTGTGTACCTGTGGACACTGATACAGGTCAGAAACAGGATGCTGCCGTACAGATTGACATGGAATATAAACCTCTGCAGTCGGCAGAGAACGTCCCCGAATATCCAGTCTGTCTTATTAAAGTAGTAGAAGATGAGGAAGGGCAAGGAGAGGACGTAGCAGAAGTCGGCCAGAGCCAGGTTGAACATGTACACAGAGATGCTGCTCCAGGGTCTCATGTGGTAGACAAACATCCAGATGGCCAGACTGTTCCCCACCAGGCCGGTGATGAACACCAGGATGTACACGGTGGGTAGATAGTAGAACTGGAATCCTGTTCTGGTCAAGGAACATCCCCCCCGCGTCACGTTGTGGAGATCAGACACATTCAGGAGGGACGTCAGGCTTAGATCAGTCGTCATGTTGTCAGGGAAACATGGGTTCTTTTACtgtaataaaaaaaagaaaaaagttcAGGGGAAATATTTATGATTTTTTCCCTAGTTTTTAAACAACTAACTGACCGAACTGGGTCAAATGATTCTAATTCcattttttttctgtgagctcaatgcgcacATTGTGCTGCAGTTTCCCTAGAGATAAATCCGATCGTGCCCAAACTGCGCCATGTAGTagagagttgtagtttccaacaggcatTGCATTGTTCTACATAGTTTACCACAGAAAACGTGATAATTAACTACTATAACCACAATCCATTGCGCAGTCCGGTCTGTGTTTAACACCTGCTACATAAGAATGTGCGATCAACaggggataaagagagagcagTTTCTTCAcaagctacactatatatacaaaagtatgtggacaccccttcaaattagtgggttcagctatttcagccacacccattgctgactggtgtataaaaatcgagcacacagccatgcaatctccatagacaaacattggcagtagaatggccttactgaagagctcagtgaccttcaacgtggcaccgtcataggatgtcacctttccaacaagtcagttcgtaacaTGTTTTCCCTGCTAAAGcttccctggtcaactgtaagtgatgtttttgtgaagtggaaacatctaggagcaacaaaggctcagccCCGAAGTGTTAtgccacacaagcttacagaactggaccgccgagtgctgaagcacgtaaaaatcgtctgtcctcggttgcaacactcactaccgagttccaaactgcttctggaagcaacatcagcaaaaTAACtcttcgttgggagcttcatgaaatgggtttccgtggcagagcagccgcacacaagcctaaaatcaccatgccaagcatcggctggagtggtgtaaagttcgccaccattggactctggagcagtggacacacgttgtctggagtgatgaatcacgcttcaccatctgacagtccgacggactaatctgggtttggcggataccaggagaacactacctgccccgatgcatagtgccaactgtaaagtttggtggaggaggaataatggtctggggctgtttttcatggttcgggcctcttggttccagtgaagggaaatcttaatgctacagcatacaatgacattctagacaattctgtgcttccaactttgtggcaacagtttgggaaatgCCCTTTccggtttcagcatgacaatgcccccatgtacaaagcgaggttcatacagaaaggttttgtcgaaatcggtgtggaaaaacttgactggcctgcacagagccctgacctcaaccccatcgaacacctttggaatgaattggaacgccgaccgTGAGCCAGGCcaaatcgtccaacatcagtgcccgacctcactaatgatcttgtgactgaatagaagcaagtccccacagcaattttccaacatctagtgggaaagccttcccagaagtgtggaggctgttatagcagcaaaggagggaccaactccatattaatgcccatgattttggaatgagatgttcaacgaccAGT comes from Salvelinus namaycush isolate Seneca chromosome 34, SaNama_1.0, whole genome shotgun sequence and encodes:
- the LOC120028613 gene encoding P2Y purinoceptor 1-like, yielding MTTDLSLTSLLNVSDLHNVTRGGCSLTRTGFQFYYLPTVYILVFITGLVGNSLAIWMFVYHMRPWSSISVYMFNLALADFCYVLSLPFLIFYYFNKTDWIFGDVLCRLQRFIFHVNLYGSILFLTCISVHRYTGVVHPLKSLGRLKKKNAVLTSALVWVVVIAGISPILYYSRTGEKRNATTCYDTTTEDELPGYFIYSMCLTVFGFCIPFLLILGCYGMIVKELVCNDMNNAPLRRKSIHLVIIVLAVFAMSYLPFHVMKNLNMRARLYFQVPDMCAFNNCVYATYQVTRGLASLNSCVDPVLYFLAGDTFRRKFSRATQKQSKKGEGLPLQSKSEETVLNSLPEYVKNGDGQL